In Sphingobium amiense, a genomic segment contains:
- the pabB gene encoding aminodeoxychorismate synthase component I, which translates to MRLPGPSEAFCLFDDARVAAAPTRAAQARLYRDPVGIVAAACAAEVQPALDRLAEARDAGLHIAGFLSYEAGLALEPRLAPIARRRDTGGAPLLWFGLFEGVRLIAPDTLPALLPDPASVTVGALRPLIGQDAYLAAFARVQDYIRAGDIYQANLTFPCDVPLSGDPLALYAAIRPRAAAGYGGVIRTGAHSLLSFSPELFFTQVRGQLTARPMKGTATRGAGAEEDAALARELALDPKQRAENLMIVDLLRNDLSRVSVAGSVTVPDLFRVETYPTVHQLVSTVRARILPGLSPVDVLRVLFPCGSITGAPKVRAMEIIDAVEPFPRGPYTGAMGWIDPEGDAAFNVAIRTICVEEGAGTGRLGLGSGIVADSDGVAEWAECLAKARFLCP; encoded by the coding sequence ATGCGTTTGCCCGGACCGTCCGAAGCCTTCTGCCTGTTCGACGATGCGCGCGTCGCTGCCGCCCCCACGCGCGCCGCGCAAGCGCGGCTCTATCGCGATCCGGTCGGCATCGTCGCGGCGGCCTGCGCGGCGGAGGTGCAGCCCGCGCTCGACCGCCTTGCCGAAGCGCGCGACGCCGGGCTGCATATCGCAGGCTTCCTGTCCTATGAGGCGGGCCTCGCGCTGGAACCCCGGCTCGCGCCTATTGCGCGGCGGCGCGACACCGGCGGCGCGCCGCTCCTGTGGTTCGGCCTGTTCGAAGGGGTGCGGCTGATCGCGCCCGACACGCTGCCCGCGCTGCTGCCCGATCCCGCGAGCGTGACCGTGGGCGCGCTCCGCCCGCTGATCGGGCAGGACGCCTATCTGGCCGCCTTCGCCCGGGTGCAGGACTATATCCGCGCGGGCGACATCTATCAGGCGAACCTGACCTTTCCCTGCGACGTGCCGCTGTCGGGCGATCCGCTGGCGCTCTACGCCGCGATCCGTCCGCGCGCGGCGGCGGGCTATGGCGGGGTGATCCGCACCGGCGCGCACAGCCTCCTGTCCTTTTCGCCCGAACTTTTCTTCACGCAGGTGCGCGGGCAGCTCACCGCGCGGCCGATGAAGGGCACCGCGACGCGCGGGGCGGGGGCGGAGGAGGACGCCGCACTCGCCCGCGAGCTGGCGCTCGATCCCAAGCAGCGCGCGGAAAATCTCATGATCGTCGACCTGCTGCGCAACGACCTGTCGCGCGTGTCCGTGGCGGGCAGCGTCACCGTGCCCGATCTCTTCCGGGTCGAAACCTATCCCACCGTGCACCAGCTCGTCTCGACCGTGCGCGCGCGAATCCTGCCCGGCCTTTCGCCCGTCGACGTGCTGCGCGTGCTGTTCCCCTGCGGCTCGATCACCGGCGCGCCCAAGGTGCGGGCGATGGAGATCATCGACGCGGTCGAACCCTTCCCGCGCGGCCCCTATACCGGCGCGATGGGGTGGATCGACCCGGAAGGCGACGCCGCCTTCAATGTTGCCATTCGCACCATTTGCGTCGAAGAAGGGGCAGGGACGGGCCGCCTGGGCCTGGGGTCCGGCATCGTGGCGGACTCCGATGGCGTGGCCGAATGGGCGGAGT
- a CDS encoding DUF983 domain-containing protein, which produces MTDPAPAAERPLGPAIAHGLRGRCPACGEGRMFTRFLKVAPACPQCGERLDLHQADDFPAYVVILALGHILVPLMIEVNAALAIPLGWQAAIWPTLAVVLAAAMIQPVKGAVVALQWSRRMAGFA; this is translated from the coding sequence ATGACCGATCCCGCTCCTGCCGCCGAACGGCCGCTTGGCCCCGCCATCGCCCACGGGCTGCGCGGGCGGTGTCCGGCATGCGGCGAGGGGCGCATGTTCACCCGTTTCCTGAAGGTCGCGCCCGCCTGCCCGCAGTGCGGCGAGCGGCTGGACCTGCATCAGGCGGACGATTTTCCCGCCTATGTCGTGATCCTGGCTCTGGGCCATATCCTCGTCCCGCTGATGATCGAGGTGAACGCCGCGCTCGCCATTCCGCTGGGCTGGCAGGCGGCGATCTGGCCGACGCTGGCGGTGGTGCTGGCCGCCGCGATGATCCAGCCGGTCAAGGGCGCGGTGGTCGCGCTCCAGTGGAGCCGGAGGATGGCGGGCTTCGCCTGA